A portion of the Adhaeribacter radiodurans genome contains these proteins:
- a CDS encoding phosphoadenylyl-sulfate reductase, producing the protein MTEFEQLTEDIRQDLDGYKARGLKIFASSSLQTNSMPLLHIISQVAPEIPVYFLNTGYHFPETLAFRQQVKDLLGLNITDLYSAVPKYQQRDASGRLLFTSDPDYCCYLNKIQPLEPILASNDVWISGVRGDQSKVRAQMKREEKAPNGVLRYHPMLGWTSKMVYDYIRLHKLPKHPLEGEGYVSIGCEPCTRKIDVDALLDDRNGRWFGLNKTECGLHTQLITK; encoded by the coding sequence ATGACTGAATTTGAACAATTAACCGAAGATATCCGGCAGGATTTAGATGGCTATAAAGCCCGCGGTTTAAAAATATTTGCTTCCTCGTCGTTGCAAACGAATAGTATGCCGCTCCTGCATATTATTAGCCAGGTTGCTCCCGAAATACCGGTTTATTTTTTAAATACCGGTTACCATTTTCCGGAAACGCTGGCTTTCCGGCAACAGGTGAAAGATTTACTAGGTTTAAATATTACCGATTTATATTCCGCGGTACCCAAATACCAGCAACGCGATGCTTCTGGCCGTTTGTTGTTTACCTCCGACCCGGATTATTGCTGCTACTTAAACAAAATACAGCCGTTAGAGCCTATTTTAGCCAGTAACGATGTGTGGATTAGCGGCGTCCGCGGCGATCAGAGTAAAGTACGGGCGCAAATGAAACGCGAAGAAAAAGCGCCTAATGGCGTATTGCGTTACCACCCAATGCTCGGTTGGACAAGTAAAATGGTATACGATTACATCCGTTTGCATAAATTACCCAAACATCCGCTCGAAGGCGAAGGCTATGTAAGCATTGGCTGCGAGCCTTGCACCCGCAAAATAGACGTAGATGCTTTACTCGACGACCGCAATGGCCGCTGGTTTGGCCTGAACAAAACCGAATGCGGTTTACATACGCAATTAATCACCAAATAA
- a CDS encoding NAD-dependent epimerase/dehydratase family protein — MKILLTGGAGYIGTELTHELLKNPEVEELIIYDNLSRRNFNLFIGRNHLPDNRVKFIMGDILDSYKLRKVISGVDVVYHLAAKVLTTFSNDDPHLFEQVNHWGSAELSYALEQSNVKKVFYLSSASVYGDSNVPMDENTEPQPRTYYGLSKHNGEKMISRLSDRIQTYIIRCGNVYGYSRSLRFDSVINKFMFDAHFTNRITVQGSGKQQRAFVHIHKVSQDLASILTHDFPSGTYNLVDKNLSINELADTMKEIYPDLEMLFVLQDRKSRTLFLNPDSRLESISTYRPRTITEELIEFSHHFAFVPSGYYK, encoded by the coding sequence ATGAAAATACTCCTTACTGGCGGTGCTGGGTATATTGGCACCGAACTGACGCATGAGCTCCTGAAAAACCCGGAAGTAGAAGAATTAATTATTTACGATAATCTTAGCCGGCGTAATTTTAATTTATTTATTGGTCGTAACCATTTACCCGATAATCGGGTGAAATTTATAATGGGCGACATTCTGGATTCTTACAAACTGCGCAAGGTTATTAGTGGGGTAGATGTAGTGTACCACCTGGCCGCTAAAGTACTTACTACTTTTTCGAACGACGATCCGCATTTGTTTGAACAGGTGAACCATTGGGGTAGCGCCGAATTAAGCTATGCATTGGAGCAAAGCAACGTTAAAAAGGTATTTTACCTCAGTTCTGCTTCGGTTTATGGCGATTCAAATGTGCCGATGGACGAAAACACCGAACCGCAGCCACGTACCTACTATGGTTTATCCAAGCACAACGGCGAAAAGATGATTTCTCGCTTATCAGATCGGATACAAACCTATATTATCCGGTGCGGTAATGTGTATGGTTATAGCCGTAGCTTACGGTTCGATTCGGTGATTAATAAATTTATGTTCGATGCGCATTTTACTAACCGGATTACGGTACAAGGGAGTGGCAAACAACAGCGAGCGTTTGTGCATATTCACAAGGTAAGCCAGGATTTAGCCAGTATCCTTACCCACGATTTCCCTTCTGGAACGTACAATTTGGTAGATAAGAATTTAAGCATTAATGAGCTGGCAGATACCATGAAAGAAATTTATCCGGATCTGGAAATGCTTTTTGTTTTACAAGATCGTAAATCCAGGACGTTATTTTTAAATCCGGATAGCCGTTTAGAGTCTATTTCAACGTATCGGCCCCGCACTATTACCGAAGAACTAATTGAGTTTAGCCACCACTTTGCATTTGTACCTAGTGGCTATTATAAATAA
- a CDS encoding EamA family transporter, giving the protein MKTSIMTPTVPPSRVKIYLAFAAIYLIWGSTFLGIRFTIETMPPLFMSGTRFLLAGLILYAFARLQKIPTPSLKQAKTSAIIGFFLVLVGNGGVAWAEQAVPSSMAALLIATVPLWITLLGYLFFGKSKPGTKTILGLFLGLVGVLTLIGPDNLLGHGKMDVWSMLVIIISTVSWAFGSLYAARGKNVAAPVMSTAIQMITGGLLQLVFGIFLGEYNELNFAAFSSKSILAFAYLVVFGSLIGFSSYSWLIRVAPPSRVATYAYVNPLVAVLLGWLFANEAVTFQMLLAALFILPAVILILQANAQKEQVVPIPTPQIAGAEKGK; this is encoded by the coding sequence TTGAAAACTTCGATTATGACCCCAACTGTGCCCCCTTCGCGGGTTAAAATATACCTGGCTTTTGCGGCTATTTACCTTATCTGGGGATCTACTTTTTTAGGTATTCGGTTTACTATAGAAACCATGCCCCCCTTGTTTATGTCTGGTACCCGTTTTTTACTGGCTGGGCTTATTTTGTACGCGTTTGCCCGTTTGCAGAAAATTCCTACTCCGAGCTTAAAACAAGCAAAAACCAGTGCCATAATTGGTTTTTTTCTGGTATTAGTAGGCAATGGGGGAGTAGCATGGGCCGAACAGGCAGTACCTTCGAGTATGGCAGCATTACTTATTGCTACTGTGCCGTTATGGATTACTTTATTAGGTTATCTGTTCTTCGGGAAGTCAAAACCAGGTACAAAAACTATACTTGGGTTATTTTTAGGTTTGGTTGGGGTACTTACTTTAATTGGTCCGGATAACTTATTAGGGCACGGTAAAATGGATGTATGGAGCATGTTAGTAATTATTATCAGTACAGTTTCGTGGGCCTTTGGTTCTTTGTATGCCGCGCGCGGCAAAAATGTAGCAGCTCCTGTTATGTCAACGGCCATTCAAATGATTACGGGTGGCTTGCTGCAGTTGGTATTTGGCATATTTCTAGGGGAATACAATGAATTGAATTTTGCAGCTTTTTCCAGTAAGTCTATTCTGGCTTTTGCTTACCTGGTAGTATTTGGTTCATTAATTGGCTTTTCATCTTATAGTTGGCTTATTCGGGTGGCGCCGCCCAGCCGGGTGGCAACGTATGCCTACGTGAACCCGCTCGTAGCTGTATTATTGGGTTGGTTGTTTGCGAACGAAGCAGTTACCTTTCAAATGTTACTGGCTGCTTTATTCATACTGCCCGCTGTAATTCTAATACTACAGGCTAATGCCCAAAAAGAACAGGTAGTACCTATTCCAACACCACAAATTGCCGGAGCAGAAAAGGGTAAGTAA
- a CDS encoding sulfite exporter TauE/SafE family protein — translation MLVGILVSAFGTIVGFGGGVFMVPILIIFFQYPIEIAIGSSMSAMVPAALIASFFNYREKNIDYLVASLIQFPAMGGTVLGAFLVTFLPVLELQFTFAFFVIIVGFYLLGTPKNASQSLRHTGMMYRMSHLPTSFIRKNHNKHLAYRLNGSLVVFFGFLTGTIAGLFGIGGGFLQTPAMIKIFRMPNKIATSTSLFILLITSITGFSTHFWLGHVVWEKCLPLMLGFALGATIGQYSKKLESSLPRLDYLIGMGLFLAGMTLIINIIFKAGVLFNISF, via the coding sequence ATGCTAGTAGGTATACTGGTTAGTGCTTTTGGTACCATCGTTGGCTTTGGCGGTGGTGTTTTCATGGTACCTATTTTAATCATATTCTTTCAGTATCCCATTGAGATAGCTATTGGCAGTTCCATGTCGGCGATGGTACCGGCGGCTTTAATTGCCTCGTTTTTTAATTACCGCGAAAAGAATATTGATTACCTGGTAGCCTCACTTATTCAATTTCCGGCCATGGGCGGTACGGTGCTTGGGGCTTTTCTGGTAACTTTTTTACCAGTATTAGAATTGCAGTTTACCTTTGCGTTTTTTGTTATTATTGTAGGTTTCTATTTATTAGGCACTCCCAAGAATGCATCTCAAAGCTTGCGCCACACGGGCATGATGTATCGCATGAGCCACCTGCCTACTTCGTTCATTCGTAAAAATCATAACAAACACCTCGCTTATCGTTTAAACGGGAGCCTGGTAGTTTTCTTTGGCTTTTTAACAGGTACTATTGCCGGGTTATTTGGTATTGGAGGAGGCTTTCTGCAAACCCCAGCTATGATCAAAATTTTCCGGATGCCTAACAAAATAGCGACATCCACTTCCTTATTTATTTTACTAATTACTAGCATAACCGGCTTCAGCACGCATTTCTGGTTAGGTCATGTTGTCTGGGAAAAATGTCTACCGCTTATGCTGGGCTTTGCTTTGGGTGCAACGATAGGTCAGTATTCAAAGAAGTTAGAATCATCTCTGCCTCGTTTAGATTACTTAATTGGGATGGGCTTGTTTTTAGCAGGTATGACGCTTATTATAAATATTATCTTTAAAGCTGGGGTTCTTTTTAATATTTCTTTCTGA
- the ade gene encoding adenine deaminase translates to MSYREFKVSGQIVDVIHKQIFSGTIAVTNGKIAHITREPVVSQQFILPGFIDAHVHIESSMLVPSEFARLAVPHGTVATVSDPHEIANVLGIKGVEYMIENGKKVPFKFYFGAPSCVPATPFETAGAEISPDDIEDLFQNPEVKYLAEMMNWPGVLQQDPLVMQKITLAQKFGKQVDGHAPGLRGEQAQKYAAAGITTDHECFTAEEARDKLAAGMKILIREGSAAKNFEALIELLPEYQNQIMFCSDDKHPNDLVESHINALVKRALARNIDVFTVLRAACVNPVVHYGLEVGLLREHDPADFIITDSLSPDFSVLETFINGELVAEHGVTKLEFTPSEIINNFNTQLKAAADFHFPVSGSVQLNVIEAYDGQLITGRINAPALLTPENNAIADVENDILKIAVVNRYRNEKPAIGFIKNFNLKTGAIASSVAHDSHNIIAVGTDDVSICKAVNLLIEVHGGIAAVNGGDLKLLPLPVAGIMSAENGYEVALAYSEIDAMSKELGSTLHSPFMTLSFMGLLVIPALKLSDQGLFDGEKFTFTPVTLST, encoded by the coding sequence ATGTCTTACCGGGAATTTAAAGTCAGCGGCCAGATCGTAGACGTAATACATAAACAAATTTTTAGTGGAACTATTGCCGTAACTAACGGTAAAATCGCGCATATAACCCGCGAACCAGTAGTGAGTCAGCAATTTATTTTACCTGGCTTTATTGATGCGCATGTCCACATCGAAAGCTCCATGCTTGTTCCGAGCGAATTTGCCCGGCTGGCCGTTCCGCACGGTACGGTAGCTACCGTATCGGACCCGCACGAGATTGCCAACGTGCTGGGAATAAAAGGCGTGGAATACATGATAGAGAATGGCAAAAAAGTACCGTTTAAATTTTATTTTGGCGCTCCTTCCTGCGTACCCGCTACTCCTTTCGAAACGGCCGGTGCTGAAATATCGCCGGATGATATTGAAGATTTATTTCAGAATCCGGAAGTAAAGTATTTGGCCGAAATGATGAACTGGCCCGGCGTATTACAGCAGGACCCGCTGGTAATGCAAAAAATTACTTTAGCCCAAAAGTTTGGCAAACAAGTGGATGGTCATGCTCCCGGCTTACGCGGCGAACAGGCGCAAAAATACGCTGCAGCCGGTATTACTACCGACCACGAATGTTTTACCGCCGAGGAAGCCCGGGATAAATTAGCAGCCGGTATGAAAATTCTTATCCGGGAAGGCAGCGCAGCCAAAAATTTTGAAGCTCTGATTGAGCTATTACCGGAGTATCAGAACCAGATTATGTTTTGCTCCGACGATAAACACCCGAACGATTTAGTTGAAAGTCATATTAATGCCTTAGTTAAACGAGCACTAGCCCGCAATATAGATGTGTTTACCGTATTAAGAGCGGCTTGCGTTAATCCGGTAGTGCATTACGGTTTAGAAGTAGGTTTGCTCCGCGAACATGATCCGGCTGATTTTATTATAACTGATTCGCTAAGCCCTGATTTTTCGGTTTTAGAAACTTTTATCAACGGCGAACTGGTAGCCGAACACGGAGTAACCAAATTAGAATTTACGCCCAGCGAAATTATAAATAACTTTAATACCCAGTTAAAAGCAGCCGCTGACTTTCATTTTCCGGTTTCCGGGTCCGTACAACTAAACGTAATTGAAGCATACGACGGTCAATTAATTACAGGCAGAATAAATGCACCCGCTTTGCTCACCCCCGAAAATAATGCTATAGCCGATGTAGAAAACGATATTCTAAAAATTGCGGTAGTAAACCGGTACCGAAACGAAAAACCAGCTATTGGCTTTATCAAAAATTTTAATTTAAAAACTGGTGCAATTGCTTCGTCAGTGGCGCATGATTCGCACAATATTATTGCTGTAGGTACCGATGATGTTAGCATTTGCAAAGCTGTAAACTTACTAATTGAAGTACATGGCGGAATTGCGGCAGTAAATGGCGGTGATTTAAAATTATTACCGCTGCCGGTTGCCGGAATTATGTCGGCTGAGAATGGGTATGAGGTAGCACTGGCCTATTCGGAGATAGATGCCATGAGCAAAGAATTGGGTAGTACCCTGCATTCTCCTTTTATGACTTTGTCGTTTATGGGGCTATTGGTTATTCCGGCATTAAAATTGAGCGACCAAGGATTATTCGATGGCGAGAAGTTCACTTTTACTCCGGTTACCTTGTCCACTTAA
- the cmk gene encoding (d)CMP kinase, whose product MKKIVIAIDGHSSCGKSTTAKLVAKEMGYAYIDTGAMYRAVTLYFLQNYIDFTNQKRILQALENIHITFERNPKTSRNEAFLNGLNVEDEIRKMYISDKVSEVSVIPEVRHAMVHQQQKMGKRRGVVMDGRDIGTAVFPDAEVKIFMTADVITRAQRRQRELLEKEEMVPLDAIIENLKKRDLIDSTRKESPLIQAPDAALLDTSYITIDEQVDFVLRKVAEKICSPEFLQSKNQIK is encoded by the coding sequence ATGAAAAAAATTGTCATTGCCATTGACGGACATTCTTCTTGCGGGAAAAGTACTACTGCTAAACTGGTAGCCAAAGAAATGGGATACGCTTATATTGATACCGGTGCCATGTACCGGGCAGTTACCTTATATTTTCTCCAGAATTACATTGATTTTACCAATCAAAAAAGAATTTTGCAAGCCCTGGAAAATATCCATATTACTTTTGAGCGGAATCCGAAAACTTCACGCAACGAAGCTTTTTTAAACGGCCTGAATGTGGAAGATGAGATCCGAAAAATGTACATCTCCGATAAAGTAAGCGAAGTTAGTGTAATACCAGAAGTTCGCCACGCCATGGTACACCAGCAACAAAAAATGGGCAAGCGCCGGGGAGTAGTAATGGATGGGCGGGACATTGGTACGGCCGTTTTCCCGGATGCGGAAGTAAAAATATTTATGACCGCCGACGTAATTACCCGAGCCCAACGCCGCCAGCGCGAATTACTTGAAAAAGAAGAAATGGTGCCTTTGGATGCTATAATAGAAAATTTAAAAAAGCGCGATTTAATTGATTCAACCCGCAAAGAAAGCCCGTTAATTCAGGCGCCCGATGCCGCCTTGCTGGACACATCTTATATTACTATTGACGAACAAGTTGATTTTGTGCTGCGTAAAGTGGCCGAAAAAATTTGCAGTCCGGAGTTTTTACAGTCTAAAAATCAAATAAAATAG
- a CDS encoding 4-hydroxy-3-methylbut-2-enyl diphosphate reductase: MDIAIDKNSGYCFGVEFAIQMAEDEMENAAELYCLGDIVHNSMEVKRLYEKGLRIIDREQLKELRDSKVLIRAHGEPPETYKIALENNLELIDASCPVVLKLQNRVKHAFDISKAKNGQIVIYGQQGHAEVIGIAGQTQNEAIIVTSEADLAKIDFTKPVTLFSQTTKSTKGFYQIKASIEQQIAQAGGRLANFDPNDSICRQVSNREPQLTKFAAEYEVIIFVSGKKSSNGKALFAVCQATNPNSYFVENADELEPAWFEGVNSVGICGATSTPMWLMQQVATKIEALIPVK, encoded by the coding sequence ATGGACATAGCCATAGATAAAAATTCCGGATACTGTTTTGGAGTAGAATTCGCCATTCAAATGGCCGAAGACGAAATGGAAAATGCCGCTGAATTGTATTGTTTAGGTGATATTGTTCATAATAGTATGGAAGTAAAGCGGTTGTACGAAAAAGGACTGCGCATTATTGACCGCGAACAATTAAAAGAGTTGCGCGACAGCAAAGTTCTGATTCGGGCTCATGGCGAACCGCCGGAAACTTACAAAATTGCTTTAGAGAACAACCTGGAGCTGATTGATGCTTCTTGCCCGGTAGTGCTAAAATTGCAAAACCGGGTAAAACACGCGTTTGATATATCTAAAGCTAAAAATGGCCAAATTGTTATATACGGGCAGCAAGGCCACGCCGAAGTAATAGGTATAGCCGGGCAAACCCAGAACGAAGCTATTATTGTAACTTCCGAAGCCGATTTAGCTAAGATAGATTTTACTAAACCTGTTACCTTGTTTAGCCAAACTACTAAAAGCACTAAAGGTTTTTACCAGATTAAAGCCAGCATTGAACAGCAAATCGCGCAAGCGGGCGGCCGCCTGGCTAACTTTGACCCTAATGATAGTATTTGCCGCCAGGTATCTAACCGGGAGCCCCAGTTAACTAAATTTGCCGCCGAGTACGAGGTAATTATTTTTGTAAGCGGGAAAAAAAGCTCGAATGGTAAAGCCTTATTTGCGGTTTGCCAGGCAACTAACCCTAATAGTTACTTCGTGGAGAATGCCGATGAATTGGAACCAGCCTGGTTTGAAGGAGTTAACTCAGTGGGTATTTGCGGCGCAACTTCCACTCCTATGTGGCTAATGCAGCAAGTAGCTACTAAAATTGAAGCTTTAATACCAGTTAAGTAA
- a CDS encoding DUF502 domain-containing protein, with the protein MKRFFRYFLNGFLVMAPISITIYIILAIIQWLDEFFDLGIPGLGILVMIVLLTLVGFISSSFLVRPFLIITERLFNRVPIVSIIYSSIKDLFNAFVGDNQKFNKPVLVKMNEIPETFRMGFITHESLTAINQEEKMAVYFPDSYNFSGELWIVNRDNVVHLDLPSSEVMKFIVSGGVAKL; encoded by the coding sequence ATGAAACGTTTTTTCCGTTATTTCCTGAACGGGTTCCTGGTGATGGCGCCTATCAGTATTACTATTTATATCATTCTGGCAATTATCCAATGGTTAGATGAGTTTTTTGACTTAGGTATTCCGGGTTTGGGTATTCTGGTAATGATAGTGCTGCTTACCCTGGTAGGTTTTATCAGTTCCTCGTTTCTGGTACGACCCTTCTTAATAATCACGGAAAGGCTTTTTAACCGGGTACCTATTGTTAGTATTATTTATTCTTCCATTAAAGATTTATTTAATGCCTTTGTAGGCGATAACCAGAAATTTAATAAACCCGTGCTGGTTAAAATGAACGAAATACCCGAAACCTTCCGGATGGGTTTTATTACGCACGAAAGCCTTACGGCTATTAACCAGGAAGAAAAAATGGCCGTTTATTTTCCGGACTCGTATAATTTTTCCGGTGAATTATGGATTGTTAACCGGGACAATGTGGTTCATTTAGATTTGCCTAGCTCCGAAGTAATGAAATTTATTGTCTCCGGCGGAGTGGCGAAATTGTGA
- a CDS encoding alpha/beta fold hydrolase has product MFVQIGRSRLHYRVYGTGEQVVLAFHGYGQDHSHFYNMSQALPHAKIVAFDLFFHGQSVLYKGNTPLQKEFLAQLISKFLEEEQVSRFSLMAFSMGGKFALAVLEAFPDKIDQVLLIAPDGISTSFWYNVATYPGWLQGLFKRTVIRPARFFKIINWLDSTRLVDSGLTKFAAWQMNSTQKRLRVYKSWTGFRTLTFDIRKIVRLLNSRQIKFTLFLGEYDQVISGKRLQVFARSIQNCQLILLKTGHTFLLHEVATYLRRHPGVF; this is encoded by the coding sequence GTGTTTGTTCAGATAGGTAGGTCGCGGTTGCATTATCGGGTATATGGAACCGGCGAACAGGTGGTGTTGGCTTTTCACGGGTACGGACAAGATCATTCGCATTTTTACAACATGTCGCAGGCGTTGCCGCACGCTAAAATAGTAGCCTTCGATTTATTTTTTCACGGCCAAAGCGTATTATATAAGGGAAATACGCCTTTGCAAAAAGAGTTTCTGGCTCAACTCATTTCTAAGTTTTTAGAAGAAGAACAGGTTAGCCGTTTTTCTTTAATGGCCTTTAGTATGGGAGGCAAGTTTGCTTTAGCTGTATTAGAAGCCTTTCCGGATAAAATAGATCAGGTTTTACTAATTGCCCCGGACGGAATTAGCACTAGTTTTTGGTACAACGTAGCCACTTATCCTGGTTGGTTACAGGGGTTATTTAAACGCACTGTTATCCGTCCGGCCCGTTTTTTCAAAATTATTAATTGGTTAGATAGTACCCGTTTAGTTGATTCAGGTTTAACTAAGTTTGCCGCCTGGCAAATGAATAGCACTCAAAAACGGTTGCGGGTTTATAAAAGCTGGACCGGTTTCCGGACATTAACTTTCGATATTCGAAAAATTGTACGCTTATTAAATAGCCGCCAGATTAAGTTTACTTTGTTTTTAGGCGAGTACGATCAGGTAATATCGGGCAAACGACTCCAGGTTTTTGCCCGTTCTATTCAGAATTGCCAGCTTATTCTTCTAAAAACCGGTCACACTTTTTTACTGCACGAGGTTGCAACTTATCTGCGCCGTCATCCAGGAGTTTTTTGA
- a CDS encoding ATP-dependent zinc protease family protein — MLLKTKKRIIGRRELIDLPTLELFGVEAKIDTGAFTSAIHCSDIREAILPDGTPVIRFNLLDPSHPKYHHKIFEFTQFSLRDIKNSFGDVQERYVIRTQIRLFNKLWEADFSLSDRKDMKYPILIGRAVLQKNFIVDVARKNVSAKAKK, encoded by the coding sequence ATGCTTTTAAAAACGAAAAAAAGAATTATTGGCCGTCGCGAGTTAATAGATTTGCCAACTTTAGAACTTTTTGGGGTAGAAGCAAAAATAGATACGGGAGCCTTTACCTCGGCTATTCATTGCTCAGATATTAGGGAGGCTATTTTACCCGATGGTACGCCGGTGATCCGTTTTAATTTGTTAGATCCCTCTCATCCTAAGTATCATCATAAAATATTTGAGTTTACTCAATTTTCGTTACGCGACATTAAAAATTCTTTCGGCGATGTGCAGGAACGTTATGTTATCCGCACTCAAATCCGGCTTTTTAATAAATTATGGGAAGCAGATTTTTCACTTTCGGATCGGAAAGACATGAAGTACCCCATCTTAATAGGACGGGCTGTATTGCAGAAAAATTTTATTGTAGATGTAGCGCGTAAAAATGTGTCGGCTAAAGCCAAAAAATAA
- the rimK gene encoding 30S ribosomal protein S6--L-glutamate ligase, whose translation MKIAILSRNAKLYSTKRLVEAAQQRGHETVVLDHLKCDLVIEAGQPAIIYKGAKLTDIDAIIPRIGASVTFYGTAAVRQFEMMKVKSAVNSQAIVRSRDKLRCMQILSRAGLGMPKTAFTNYSKDVTQLIAQVGGAPLVIKLLEGTQGLGVVLAETDKAAESVIEAFHNLKARIIVQEFIAESKGADIRAFVVNGEVVGAMKRQGKEGEFRSNLHRGGTGQLIKLSRAEKNVALQAAKVLDLDIAGVDMLQSARGPLILEVNSSPGLEGIEKATKTDIAVKIIEYTESLVEKKKLKRSTKVTKE comes from the coding sequence ATGAAAATAGCCATTCTATCCCGGAATGCGAAGCTTTATTCTACCAAGCGCTTAGTAGAAGCAGCCCAGCAACGGGGGCACGAAACAGTAGTATTAGATCATTTAAAATGCGATTTAGTAATTGAGGCGGGGCAACCTGCTATAATATATAAAGGAGCAAAACTTACCGATATAGATGCCATTATTCCGCGGATTGGTGCTTCCGTTACTTTTTACGGCACTGCGGCCGTTCGTCAGTTCGAAATGATGAAAGTAAAAAGTGCCGTTAACTCGCAAGCCATTGTTCGTTCGCGCGATAAACTGCGCTGCATGCAAATTTTATCAAGGGCTGGATTAGGTATGCCCAAAACAGCTTTTACTAATTATTCTAAAGATGTTACTCAACTTATTGCGCAGGTAGGCGGAGCACCATTGGTAATTAAATTACTCGAAGGCACGCAAGGTTTAGGTGTAGTTTTGGCCGAAACCGATAAAGCCGCCGAATCGGTAATTGAAGCATTTCATAATTTAAAAGCCCGCATTATTGTACAGGAATTTATTGCTGAATCTAAAGGAGCAGATATCCGGGCCTTTGTGGTAAACGGCGAAGTAGTAGGGGCCATGAAACGGCAGGGAAAAGAAGGCGAGTTTCGTTCTAATTTGCACCGCGGTGGTACCGGTCAGTTAATTAAACTAAGCCGGGCCGAAAAAAATGTTGCTTTACAAGCCGCTAAAGTTCTGGATTTAGATATTGCCGGAGTAGATATGCTGCAATCTGCCCGAGGGCCGCTTATTCTGGAGGTAAATTCCTCTCCGGGCTTAGAAGGTATTGAAAAAGCCACTAAAACCGATATTGCCGTTAAAATTATTGAATACACAGAAAGTTTAGTGGAAAAGAAGAAGTTAAAACGCAGTACTAAGGTTACCAAGGAATAA
- a CDS encoding succinylglutamate desuccinylase/aspartoacylase family protein, with product MAKKITINGKTILPGENVQTRLLVSKLPSGTDIDIRVYVYRALEDGPVLLLMAGMHGDEVNGIETIRRMIRRKMLHPLRGTVIAIPILNIYGFLNFSREVPDGKDVNRSFPGSKSGSLASRVADRFTREILPYIDYGIDFHTGGASISNYPQIRCLMEYPENERMARAFGAPFILNAELRPKSLRKEAFNQGKYIIVYESGESLRLDELGIKQAIQGTGQVLQELGMKEVNQKITPAPSLVCIKSKWIRAKFSGIFRCRVKLGQYVKSGEVYGSLADPYGNTAIRLKSPYNGYIIGLNNMTVVNQGDALLHVGFPEGTEP from the coding sequence ATGGCAAAAAAAATTACCATTAACGGTAAAACTATACTGCCCGGAGAAAATGTACAGACCCGGTTATTGGTGTCGAAGTTGCCGAGTGGTACCGATATTGATATTCGGGTGTACGTTTACCGCGCTCTGGAAGATGGACCGGTTTTGTTGTTGATGGCGGGTATGCACGGCGACGAGGTAAATGGTATTGAAACTATCCGGCGGATGATTCGCCGGAAAATGTTACATCCACTCCGGGGTACCGTAATTGCTATTCCTATTTTAAATATTTACGGTTTCTTAAATTTTTCGCGCGAAGTGCCCGATGGGAAGGACGTAAATCGTAGTTTTCCGGGTTCTAAGTCTGGTTCCCTGGCCAGCCGGGTAGCCGACCGTTTTACCCGCGAAATTTTACCTTATATTGATTACGGCATTGATTTTCATACGGGTGGCGCCAGCATCAGCAATTACCCGCAAATCCGTTGTTTAATGGAGTATCCGGAAAATGAAAGAATGGCTCGGGCTTTCGGAGCACCTTTTATACTAAATGCAGAATTACGACCTAAATCGCTGCGAAAAGAAGCTTTTAACCAGGGTAAATACATCATTGTGTACGAATCGGGGGAGTCGTTGCGCTTAGATGAATTAGGTATTAAACAGGCGATACAAGGCACCGGGCAGGTTTTACAGGAGCTTGGAATGAAAGAAGTTAATCAAAAAATTACTCCTGCGCCATCATTGGTTTGTATAAAATCGAAATGGATACGGGCTAAATTTTCGGGTATTTTCCGGTGCCGGGTAAAATTAGGCCAATATGTAAAATCCGGAGAGGTTTATGGTAGCCTAGCCGACCCATACGGCAATACCGCTATTCGCCTAAAAAGCCCTTATAACGGGTATATTATAGGGCTAAATAACATGACCGTAGTAAATCAAGGAGATGCGCTCCTGCACGTTGGCTTTCCGGAAGGAACAGAACCTTGA